DNA sequence from the Lycium barbarum isolate Lr01 chromosome 5, ASM1917538v2, whole genome shotgun sequence genome:
cttcccatgtagcttcctcaactttctgactcctccacaggactttcactgaggctacttccttagttctcaacttgcgaacttgacgatcaagaatggctacggggatctcctcataggtgaggccatccttaattgttatagtattagcaggaacaaccaacgatgggtctcctacacacttcctcaacatggttacatgaaacactgggtgaacagcagccaaatcttgtggcaactcaagttcataagctactagaccgacctttcgtaaaattctgtaaggtccaatatatctgggactgagcttccctttcttgccaaatcgcataacacccttcataggtgagactttaaggaacacccaatcatcgactgaaaattctaagtcccttcggctcacatctgtgtaagacttctggcgactctgagcagttttcaaacgctcctgtattaacttgactttctctatagcttgataaaccaattctggtcctaacaactctgcttcacctacttcgaaccaaccaattggtgatctgcaccttcgcccatacagagcttcaaacggtgtcattccaatgctagcatgataactgttattataggaaacctcaatgagaggtaaatggtcatcccaattacccttgaaatctaggacacatgctctcaacatgtcctcaagggtctgaatagtgcgctctgcctggccatctgtttgtggatggaaagttgtgctgaggttcaccttggtatccaatcctttctgaaaggatttccagaagttcgctgtgaactgagcaccacgatttgaaataatggacacaggtgtcccatgcaatctgacaatctcattaacatacatcttggcataatcttctgctgaatctgtggtcttgactggaaaaaagtgtgctgacttagtaagtcggtcgacgatcacccaaatagagtcatgtctcctagctgaacgaggtaaacctgatacaaaatccatattgatcatttcccatttcgagacaggaatatcaatattctgagccaagccactaggcctctggtgttcagctttcacttgctgacaattcggacacttagctacaaaatctgctacattcttcttcatatcattccaccaataaatctctttaagatcatggtacatcttagtagaacctgggtgaatggaatacttggaattgtgagcttctgacatgatccgctctctgagcccatctatatctggaacacacaatctacctcggtacctcaaggtaccatcatctcccccctGTTCGAAAgtcgttgtcttatgcttgtgaattcccTCTTTTAGCttcaacaagtagggatcattaaactgtttctccttgacttccacgactaaagaggaaagagccctgttctgaacaaccacaccaccattctcggagtccaaaagtcgaactccaagattggccaaacggtgaacttcctttgtcataactctcttatccacgtccatgtgggctaaacttcccatggagtgccgactaagagcatcatctacaacatttgctttccccggatgataaagaatgtccacatcataatctttaagcgattcgaaccatcttctcttcctaagattcaactccctttgcttgaagatatactgcaggcttttatgatctgtgaaaatatcaacatgcactccatacaaataatgacgccatatcttaagtgcaaaaattacagctgctaactctaagtcatgagtcggataattcttttcgtgaaccttgagctgacgatatgcataagctataaccttaccatgctgcattaagacacatccgagaccaactcccgaagcgtcacaataaaccacgaacccttcagctccctctggcagcgtcaaaactggagcagaagtcaatttcttcttcaactcttcaaagcttcgctcgcaagcatctgaccattggaatttgactttcttctgagtcagcttagtcagcggagctgagatagaggaaaatccctcaacaaaatgcctataataacctgccaggcCCAAGAAACTTCTAATGTCTGATGCTGAGGTGGGTCTGAGCTAGTTCTTGACAACATCAATTTTCTGAAGGTCCaccttaacaccttcacctgaaattacatggcctagGAAGGCCACTGATttgagccaaaactcgcactttgagaattttgcataaagctcacgatccttgagagtctgcaacactattctgagatgctctgcatgatctgtctcactacgggaatacaccaatatgtcatcaataaacacaatgacgaataaatcaagataaggcttgaatactctgttcataagatccatgaaagttgctggtgcattcgtcaacccaaacgacatgacaagaaattcaaaatgcccataacgGGTTcggaaagcggtcttcggaatgtcaacttccttaacctttaactgatgatagcctgatctgaggtcaatcttggaataacactgagcaccctgaagttgatcaaataggccgtctattctgggaagaggatacttatttttaatggtgaccttgttcaactggcggtagtctatacacatacgcaaggatccatccttctttcagacaaacaagaccggtgcgccctaaggtgagacacttggccttataaatcccttatcaataagatccttcaactgaacttttaactcctttaactctgctgggGTCATCCTATAcggtggaatagatatcggcttagtgccgggaagtaggtcaattccaaaatcaatttccctatcgggagggactccgggtaggtcatctggaaaaacttctggaaattcactgacaactggtactgactgaagagttggagtctgggcatctgcatccctgactcgaactaagtgataaatataccccttggagatcatctttctggctctaaggtaggaaataaatctacccctaggtgctactgaattatctttccattctataagttcatcgggaaaatcaaatgtcacagttttggttctacaacccacagaggcataacaggactctaaccaatccatacccacaattacgtcaaaatctaccatctccaattctattaagtctgctatGGTGCTGCGATGAtagattaacactggacaacctctatagatacgcctagctataactgattccccaaccggtgtggatacttcgaaaggttcttgcaacttttcgggttctatcccaaatttcttagcaatatacggggttatataagatagagtggatcctgggtccataagagcgaatacatcgaaggtgaagactgttagcatacctgtgacaacatctccacgagcctctgtatcctgGCGACCTGACAGTACATACAAACGATTCTGACCACCGCCCGTATTACCGGGCTTTGCTGCTCCGTGCCCCTGCTGGGCTTGGAAATTTCGGGGAGTttctgaatttgtggactgagctaCATTATTGTTACCTCCGGTATTCCGTCTTGCGGACGGACAATCCCGCAGAAAATGACTCGGCTGACCACacccaaaacaaccatccatgccTAAACGGCATACTCCTGAATGTTTCTTACCACAAGTGTTGCAAGTAGGGTGTTGAAAACCACGGTTGGTCACGCTGGCCTGTGAATGTGAGCCTGCCGTTCCGAAGTTCCGGTCTTTCTGGTTAAACTTGGACCTTTGAAATGGAGCACTAGCTGTTGAGGGAGTAGGTcttgatgacctattcttaaaaaACTGACGGTTTCCATCACCTTGAGATCCCCCATGACTGAAATTACCAGCAGACTTAGCCCTCTTACTAAACTCTCTATCTTTTTTATTATGtagggcttcttcttccttcattcttgtctcgttaccttgcacgaatgccagtatcttagaaatagtcatcttgtcgtTCTGAGCAGCTGTGTTGGCATCCCTGTGCAACtcgggtttaagcccaagtacaaaATCTCCTAACCACGGCTCTCAtatcaggaaccatgtgaggagcgtgtctggacaatgacacgaacttgaggtaatagtcctgaacagtcatgtccttttgccttagattctcaaactctatagccttggcttctctaacctcaattggcatgaagtgttcaataaaagcgtctgcaaattcgtcccaagtagcagaaggtgcatcctcccctcgggactgttcccatgtctcataccaaatatgggccacatcttgcaGCTGGAAAGCCCCAAATTATGCTGCCTCTGAatcagtagcatgcatcacacgaaatattttctggagtccatcaatgaaattctggggtcttcctccttctttaaccctgtgaacactggcggcttcatccgcataaactcctgagtcctagaactATTTAACCCACTACTAGCGCCTGAGCTAGGGGCCGTTTCCTGTCCCTGGGCCTGATTTGCCAAAATTTGAGTGAGCagctgaatagctcctctaacatctGCATCAGAAGTATTGGAAGGCGTAGCAGCGACATTAGCTGTGGCGGCTGCCTGGGCCTGAGTGCCCCCTTCTGTTGCTGCGTCAACGGTAGCCGTCTAGCTAGTAGTCGTATTTTTCTTGTTGTACTTCCTTTTtggagccatttctgaaatacgtaattcgcacgagttagaagaattcctaaaagcattactctatcttgcacgatctagagtatggaagaagtgaaacaaatcctgaatgtcttggtggtcaactgtttatatgtgtggggccctcacacatataaaagagaccccactggacacggcttcatagactccctaagacacttgaacctaagctctgataccaagctttgtcacaccccgaacctaggcctggacgtaacacggcacccggtgcctgactgcatgtgaccgagcgaaccaactggctgactgaatcaacatgtgatatcaaaacataactaaatgtggaataactaaacacatgttgatatactaaaggtctgactgaaatcataatgcggaaatacatagacaatctgaacatatatctaaaagtagccaacatggctaaaccaaaacgactgaacaactgccatcaaggctaacataataaatatctgactgtctgaactatgtctatgaagcctctaagagtactgaatgatagagctgtctataaactgaaataactggatagctgacaacgccccgaaggaatgtggggctcaccagtagctgatacgtgcactcctaattagctgagtcgtcaacctgtgtatcgttacctgcatcgcgagatgcaggcccccaagcaataaaaagggacatcagtacatttgaattgtactggtatgtaaagcaactgaagcaataaaatactggaactaaaactgaaactgaactaaacaggaaagcaagaagctgaagtactccctgttctggatgaagaatcacctgcaaaattgtaaatataactgtggcctggggcccaaataatgtgcacaaaaactgtggcctctggcccaagcaatacgtatgcataaactgaggcctagggcccaaaaatacagatacaggttttcaacattaacaatttaaaaactgagactggctatagctaatagcatgataactgtttctgattattggactcatgcaaataactggttatacactgactgagactcatgtgataacaatgtataagtctataaagattacgtgttgagttcatgatgttcaaagtgacaactaTGAACGAAtttaactgcaaccctagaagataacagttctatatcatatcatgaaactagggataactatattctgagtcaaattgctgacaagtatgaagaatggggcgcagggagaatcatgaacattccctaacgtagatagttagcctcacataccttaattccagcctttgagcgtaatacaatgttcgtcaaccctttcaactttgatcttatcaatacaagtcaaagggattctatattagcaataatattcatgttttggtcatctaagcattttatcaaacacttagtgggcatgaagctccacagtctccattaatggtgatttcttcacccaattctcattATATTActcctaggtgattctacaatcttaattagatgtaattaacatcattcttcatcacccatatgaatacaacaatcccaagtcaacaatccaaaagccctagcatagttcatataattctctttatcaaacccatttactattctcccaagaacttatcaacactttaatcgtCATGAAACATcacaaaacttaccttagttattgtaggaataggccttgagttgaaatgcttcacttgaacaaaaccctagttccaccttccatggaatttcttgacttgaatggatttgatgtgtttctcacacttagttttgtggattgatgaagtggatctttagtttcacttggattcttgcatatgaagtgtttggatggctctagagaacccttgagtcgtggaggagaaatgggaatgaaaaaaatgagtttgggtctcttattaacatcttaaaatctgactcATCGGgtaattctacgcccatttttacggaccgtcaaactgtttgacggaccgtcaaaatggtccgtaaaactacccagcaaaatatgggtttctatgaccattttacgctggcctgagtcaatttgacggaccgtcaaatcgtttgacggaccgtcaaaatggtccgtaaaactgCTCAGCAAAATTGAGTTTCTGTGacattttgacggaccgtcaaaatgttttaCGGCCGTCAAACtgttctacggaccgtcaaatggtccgtcaaaattttctgctcggacagtctgtcgtataatgggcataactgtttgtacagatgtccgtttgaggctcataatataccgttggaaagatatttgaaggggctacaactttcatcaaggaaggtttcccaaattccaaattaatagaggggttatggtcgttggaagtaagaccttccataaactcacttgcaaacatgccccgtagagtggcttccaacttttctttgcccaaagacatttcttatgacttaattggttttcaaaacacttcctataaccctcatattggttccattatattatcatcttatgagtcaaactttcgtccgaagttacgaggtgttacagtgtATTTCAGTAATATAATCTCAACAGCTCCCCTCAAGATGGAGGTGATGAAATCACTGCCATCTTACCAAGTAAGTGATGATGCTTGACTCCACTGAGTACTTTTGTGAGAATGTCTGCAAGTTGAGAATTGGTAGAAGTGGAATGTAGATCAATTAGCCCATCTTGTAACTTATCCCTAACAAAATGACAGTCCACCTCTATATGTTTAGTTCTTTCATGGAACACTGGATTGTTAGCAATATGGCCAGCTGCTTGATTGTCGCAGAATACAGTAATAGGCTTTGCAGATGAGGCATTCAATTCAGTAAGCAGTCTATCCAACCATACCAGCTCCCCTACTACCTTTCTAACTGACCTGTACTCAGCTTCTACAGAGGACAGCGAAACTGTTGTTTGTTTCTTGGACTTCCAACTTATTGGGCTATCTCCAAGAAAGACAATGTAGCCACTCACTGATCTCCTAGAATCAGGGCAAGTAGCGCAATCTGAGTCACAATATGCTGAAACTGTGTAATTCTAACTATTTGACAAGAAAATTCCCAAAGTACGATTTGCCTTCAAGTACCTAAGAACATGTAAAGCAGCCTTGTAGTGAGGTTCTCTAGGAGCTTACATGAACTGGCTGAGGTGTTGCACACTATATGCAATGTCAAGTCTTATATTAGTAAGGAAGTTCAATTTTCCTACTAACTTTCTATAAGAGGTAGGACCTGAAAGTAAAACACCTTCATTACCCTTGAGCTTCACAGTTGTGTCAAGGGGTGATGCAACTGTGGTGTAATTCATACAATCAAATTCCTTGGTCAAAATAGTAGTAAACTTCCTTTGAGAGATCAAAATCCCATTGTCCTTGTACAGAACTTCCAAACCCAAAAAATAATGCAGTTCACCTAGATCCTTAATTTTGAATTCACTGTGCAAAAATTCTTTCAACTTCTGAATCTCAGATAAATCAGTCCCTGTGAGGACAACATCATCTACAGAGAGTGACCATTCTTCTTGTAGAATAAGGAGTAGTCACTAGCAGAGTGAATAAAACCCTTGGAACACAAAGATTGAGCCAACCTATCATACCATTGCCTATTTGCCTGGTTTCAGCCATAGAGAGACTTCTTTAGTCTACATACCAGTCCAGAGTTGTCAACTAATAGACCCTTAAGTGCTTCCATGAACACTTCGTCATGCAAATCTCCATGGAGAAATGCATTGTTGATGTCTTACTGGTATAATGTCCAACCTCTTTTGACTGCCAGACTAAGTAAGGTCCTGATGGTGGTCATCTTGACCACAGGCGAGAAAGTCTCAGTGTAATTAATACCATACTGCTGAGTATATCCCTTCACCACAAGTCTTGCTTTAAACCTTTCAACAGTCCTATATGTCTTGTGTTTAATCTTGTGCACCCATTTGCAGCCTATGGCCCTCTTATCTGGGGGTAGAAGAACCAAGTCCCAAGTATGATTGGCATATAATGCCTCAAATTCTTGTGTCATGGAAGCCTGCCAAGCAGGATCTAAAGTTGCTTCCTCATAAAAAGATGGCTCATGATCAAGTGATATGTTATGCATTATCTGCTGACTATTTAGACTAAACATATGAAATGAAGCATGTGTCTAGGAAGGAGGTTGTGAAAGGCTGGTGGTCATGAGGGAGGAATTATGAGGAGATGATTGAAGGTTTGGCAAGTTATAGTTGTAGGCTTGAAGATAAGGAGGGGTGACGTGGGTCCTAGATGTCCTTTTAGGTTCAAAAGCTAGTTGTTCAGTGTGATCATGCTGGGTGTTAAAATGGGAAGTGGGAGAAGTAGTAGGTATGGAAGAAGTGCTTTCTGATGGAGGGTCAACTGGAACCACACTAGAGTCACCTAAAGTTGGATTGGTATAACCATTGGATGTGGTGGAATCATTGATGGTGATATGATCAGAGGTAACATAATTGTCAGTCTGTCTTGCATTATCATTacttgtgtgtatattatttGTACCAACATTCAAATGAGGAGAATCGGAATTGAGCATCCTCACAACAGAAGGAAAAGTAGTAAGAGAAGAACCAGAAGAAGCAGTAGGTAAAGTAAAGTGAAAGACACTTTCATGAAAAACGACATATCTGAACACATGTAACTTCCTTGTGGCCAAGTTTAGAACCTTGTACCCCTTGGAACCAAAAGGGTATCCCACAAAGATATGTGGAATCGCTCTTGGTTCAAATTTGTCTTTGTGAGTTTTCAGGATAATAGGGAAACACAGAAAACCAAATGTTCTAAGGTGATCATAACTTGGTTTCTTTTGATGTAACAACTCATATGGGGATTTATTTTCCAGAATAGTTGAGGGTAATCTATTGATGAGGTAGGTGACACACAAAATACACTCTCCTTAATATTGGAGGGGTAATTTAGACTGATATAGAAGTGCCCTTGCTATCTCAAGTAGATGTTTGTGTTTCCTCTCTACCACACCGTTCTGTTGTGATGTGTATGGAAAAGTTGTTTGGTGAAATATACCCTTATCTTGAAAATACTGAGTTGTTTCTTTGTTTACAAATTTGAGACCATTATCTGTTCCTATGGTTTTGATTATGGTGGCAAACTGGTTTTCTGTGAGAGTGACAAAGGCTTTGATAGTGTTAAGGACATTGCTCTTGCACCTTAGAAGCACTGTCCAGGTTGATCTACTAAAATCATCAACCAAAGTGAGAAAATATTTGAATTTGTCATAAGTGGGAATATGATATGGTCCCCACATATCTAGGTGTAGGAGTTCGAAAGGTTGGGAGCTACTTGGTGAGGTTTTCTTAGGAAAAGGTAATCTAGCTTGTCTAGCCATAAGATAGATGGTGCACACAAATGATTGAGTTGCAGGTAAATGTGATAAGGAAGGGATACCTTTCATTCTCACAAAGGGTACATGGCCTAACCTATGGTGCCACAAAAGATCATTACTGTGACCATGAGATGTATATGTAGATGGAAAAATAGTATCATACACATTAGACACATAAGCATTTTGGATATGAGATACAGTATTCAAATTACAACAAGCTTCTTTATTTGATGAATGTGCATTATGTACAGTGGTATGGGAATGGGATGGGGAAGCCTGTTTACTAGTCACAGGAAAACAAGTAAAAGATGACAAGTTTGATGGAATACTACAATCAGATGAAAGGCCTGGAGTTGAACTGTGGTTGTGACATCTAGGACAAACATAATAGAGACCATTGCTGGCCCTACCAATCTCCAGAGGCCTCTTCAGAGAAGGGGCCTGCATGAGACAAGAAAATTCACTGAAACTGACAATGCTTTTAAGTTGAACACACAAACAATGAACAGAAATAAGGTTAAATTTGAAACTTAGTACAAATAAGACATTACACAAGGTTAATGTTGAACTAAGATAAACATTTCCAGCTTCTGTCACCCTGACCTTATAACCATTAGGCAATGTGACAAAGAAAGGATAGGCTAAAGTAATAATGTTGGTTAGCAAAGCTTTGTTATAGGTCATGTGATTTGTGGCTCCAGAGTCTATTATCCATGAATTAGCAGATAAGGTTTTACACACATAAGACAATTcaccaatcttagtcatagaggaATAGCAAGCAATTCTACCTGCAAGATTTACTGCACCACTAATGAAATTTCCTGGATCTTGTCTAGTGTTTCCTTGTGGAAAATTGTTGTTGAGAAAAGTCAAGAGTTGGCTATATTGCTCCTTGGTCAAGCTTTGCACTGTTTGATTGTTTCTCTGATAGTTGCTACTCTGAACCATCTGGTTCTGATGGAGTTCAGCCACACTTTTTCCTTTTGTATTTTCAGTGTAACCACCATGAGTGTTCTCATTGTAGCCATCATGGGAGTTTGCTACAACATTTGCCATAGCCCCATTTTTTCCCTTTGTGAATTTGAAATCTTGAGGAAATTCATGCAATCTATAACACCTGTCCTTTGTATAACCAGATTTCTTACAATAGTCATAGAACAAATTCCCTTTGCTGCCATTCCCCCCCTCCCCCTCTGTATGAGCTGGAGCTACCAGCTCCATTGTACTACCCATTTCCATTATACTGATTAGTGACCTGACTTTGTTGTCTGTTGAATTGTTGTTTATTGTTTCCCTGATAGTTTATTCTGAAACTTGCATTGGCATGAGCATTTAATGATGTAGAGTCCATAGCAAGTTGATTTCTAGGCTTAACTTCCCTCTGCTTCTCTTCTTGAACTAAAATAGCAAAAGCCTGAGCAATGTTTGGTAATGGATTCATCATTAATATGTTGCCCCTTACAGGTGTATATACTTCATTCAGCCCCATGAGGAACTAAATGAGTCGTCTGTCTTGCTCAGCTTTTCGTGTGCTGGCCTTAGCACCACAATTGCAGTGACATGTGCATGTGGTGTGAGTGTTGAGAGCATTCAGTTCTTCCCAAAGATTTTTCATTTTAGTGTAGTAACATGTGATATCCATGTTCCTTTGAGAGAAATCACTAAGCTCCTTTTGCAATTGATATAACTTCGTACCATTGGTTTGATCATACCTATCCTCCAACTCTTGCCAAAGTTCCTTCGCATTATTAACATATTGAAGACTATCTGCTAAGTCCCTAGATAATGA
Encoded proteins:
- the LOC132639793 gene encoding uncharacterized protein LOC132639793, which produces MELVAPAHTEGEGGNGSKGNLFYDYCKKSGYTKDRCYRLHEFPQDFKFTKGKNGAMANVVANSHDGYNENTHGGYTENTKGKSVAELHQNQMVQSSNYQRNNQTVQSLTKEQYSQLLTFLNNNFPQGNTRQDPGNFISGAVNLAGRIACYSSMTKIGELSYVCKTLSANSWIIDSGATNHMTYNKALLTNIITLAYPFFVTLPNGYKVRVTEAGNVYLSSTLTLCNVLFVLSFKFNLISVHCLCVQLKSIVSFSEFSCLMQAPSLKRPLEIGRASNGLYYVCPRCHNHSSTPGLSSDCSIPSNLSSFTCFPVTSKQASPSHSHTTVHNAHSSNKEACCNLNTVSHIQNAYVSNVYDTIFPSTYTSHGHSNDLLWHHRLGHVPFVRMKGIPSLSHLPATQSFVCTIYLMARQARLPFPKKTSPSSSQPFELLHLDMWGPYHIPTYDKFKYFLTLVDDFSRSTWTVLLRCKSNVLNTIKAFVTLTENQFATIIKTIGTDNGLKFVNKETTQYFQDKDKFEPRAIPHIFVGYPFGSKGYKVLNLATRKLHVFRYVVFHESVFHFTLPTASSGSSLTTFPSVVRMLNSDSPHLNVGTNNIHTSNDNARQTDNYVTSDHITINDSTTSNGYTNPTLGDSSVVPVDPPSESTSSIPTTSPTSHFNTQHDHTEQLAFEPKRTSRTHVTPPYLQAYNYNLPNLQSSPHNSSLMTTSLSQPPS